The Raphanus sativus cultivar WK10039 unplaced genomic scaffold, ASM80110v3 Scaffold1488, whole genome shotgun sequence genome includes a window with the following:
- the LOC108837750 gene encoding potassium transporter 9 isoform X2 has protein sequence MAEMGEGDETIEGRNIGAMWDLEQKLDQPMDEEAHKLKNMYKEKGLSTLMLLRLAFQSLGIVYGDLGTSPLYVFYNTFPDGIDDTEDVIGALSLIIYSLLLVPLIKYVFIVCKANDNGQGGTLAIYSLLCRNGKLKLIPDEQRSDQELTTYGRTFLPEGSIAAKTMNWLEKKDSRKRALLIIVLVGTCMTIGDGIFTPAISVLSATGGIKVNNPQMSSDTVVIVAVLILVGLFSMQQYGTDKVAWLFAPIVFIWLLFIGATGLYNICIYDTSVLKAFSPTYIYKYFRRRGRDGWVSLGGILLSITDSIYWPMFIVATGAAVVGSQATISGTYSIIKQAVAHGCFPQVKVVHTSKKFLGQIYSPDINWILMVGCIAVTAKFKNQNQIGNAYGTAVAVVMLVTTLLMVLLMLLVWQCHWSLILVFTVLSLVVEGAYFSAVLLKVNQGGWLPLVIAAVLLAVMIVWNYVKIKRYEFQVHSKVSMSWIIGLGPSLGLVRVPGVGIVYSELASGVPHIFSHVITNLPAIHSVVVFVCVKYLPVYTVPEEERFLVKRIGSKTFRMFRCVARYGYKDLHKKDDNFENKLFNNLFSFIQIERMMEPVSNSSNSSSPSICSQPHQSIELLINNNDMDMFSSIVDYTVSTLDTIIPLDIPRNAASFCQDRAVGEEETNELEFLKNGRESGVVHIQGNTVVKARINSSLPKKIAINYVYAFLKKICRGNNVIFNVPHESLLNVGQVFYV, from the exons ATGGCGGAAATGGGAGAAGGAGATGAAACAATAGAAGGGCGAAACATAGGAGCTATGTGGGATTTAGAGCAGAAACTTGATCAGCCAATGGATGAAGAAGCACATAAGCTCAAGAACATGTACAAAGAAAAG GGTTTATCAACCTTGATGCTTCTGAGGTTGGCCTTCCAGAGTCTAGGGATAGTTTATGGAGACTTAGGGACTTCTCCCTTGTACGTGTTTTACAATACATTCCCTGATGGAATAGATGACACGGAAGATGTAATTGGAGCACTTTCTTTAATCATTTACTCTCTCTTGCTAGTCCCTCTCATCAAATATGTCTTCATTGTATGCAAAGCTAACGACAACGGTCAAG GTGGGACTCTAGCTATTTACTCGTTGCTCTGCAGAAATGGTAAACTGAAACTAATCCCGGACGAGCAACGTAGTGACCAGGAGCTCACGACATATGGCCGTACTTTCTTGCCTGAGGGGTCTATCGCTGCGAAAACCATGAATTGGTTGGAGAAGAAAGACTCTAGGAAGAGAGCGCTTCTGATAATTGTTCTTGTAGGGACTTGCATGACGATTGGTGATGGCATCTTTACCCCGGCTATCTCGG TTCTTTCAGCTACTGGTGGGATCAAAGTTAACAATCCACAGATGAGTAGCG ACACCGTTGTGATCGTCGCTGTTCTTATTTTGGTGGGTCTGTTCAGTATGCAGCAGTATGGTACGGACAAAGTTGCATGGCTCTTTGCACCTATCGTCTTTATCTGGCTTCTGTTTATTGGAGCCACCGGGTTATACAACATCTGCATATATGATACAAGCGTTCTAAAAGCCTTTTCTCccacatatatatacaagtacTTCAGACGGAGAGGGAGAGATGGTTGGGTTTCCCTTGGCGGAATTCTGCTAAGCATAACAG ATAGTATATATTGGCCAATGTTTATAGTTGCCACCGGAGCTGCTGTTGTTGGAAGCCAAGCTACAATATCAGGGACATATTCGATTATCAAGCAGGCTGTGGCTCATGGGTGTTTCCCTCAAGTTAAAGTCGTTCATACTTCAAAGAAGTTTCTTGGTCAGATTTATAGCCCGGATATCAACTGGATACTCATGGTTGGTTGCATAGCCGTGACTGCTAAATTCAAAAATCAGAACCAAATAGGGAATGCATACG GGACAGCGGTTGCGGTTGTGATGCTTGTGACCACATTACTCATGGTGCTTCTTATGCTACTCGTGTGGCAGTGCCACTGGAGTCTCATCCTCGTATTCACCGTGCTGTCACTCGTGGTGGAAGGCGCGTACTTCTCCGCAGTTCTTTTAAAGGTTAACCAAGGTGGTTGGCTTCCGCTAGTCATAGCAGCGGTCTTACTTGCTGTAATGATCGTCTGGAATTACGTAAAAATCAAGAGATATGAGTTCCAAGTGCATAGCAAAGTTTCAATGAGCTGGATCATCGGCCTTGGCCCTAGCCTTGGGCTTGTCCGTGTCCCAGGGGTCGGGATAGTCTACTCAGAGCTAGCGAGTGGTGTTCCTCACATTTTTTCTCATGTCATCACTAACCTCCCGGCGATTCATTCGGTCGTAGTCTTTGTCTGCGTCAAGTACCTCCCTGTTTATACTGTCCCCGAAGAAGAGAGGTTTCTAGTGAAGAGAATCGGATCCAAGACGTTTAGAATGTTCCGCTGTGTCGCCAG GTACGGTTATAAAGATCTACACAAGAAAGACGACAATTTCGAGAACAAGCTGTTTAACAACCTGTTCTCTTTCATCCAAATTGAAAGAATGATGGAGCCAGTTTCGAACTCAAGCAACAGCAGCAGTCCTTCTATCTGTAGCCAGCCGCATCAGTCCATAGAATTATTGATCAACAATAACGACATGGACATGTTCTCTTCAATAGTGGACTACACGGTATCAACACTGGACACAATCATCCCCCTTGATATACCGAGAAATGCAGCTAGCTTCTGCCAGGACAGAGCGGTGGGTGAGGAGGAGACAAACGAGCTTGAGTTTCTAAAGAATGGTAGAGAATCAGGAGTTGTTCATATTCAAGGAAACACTGTTGTGAAAGCAAGAATAAATTCTTCGCTTCCTAAGAAGATTGCCATTAATTATGTTTATGCTTTTCTTAAAAAGATTTGTAGAGGGAACAACGTCATCTTCAATGTTCCTCATGAGTCCCTTTTAAACGTCGGACAAGTCTTTTATGTCTAG
- the LOC108837750 gene encoding potassium transporter 9 isoform X1 — protein MAEMGEGDETIEGRNIGAMWDLEQKLDQPMDEEAHKLKNMYKEKGLSTLMLLRLAFQSLGIVYGDLGTSPLYVFYNTFPDGIDDTEDVIGALSLIIYSLLLVPLIKYVFIVCKANDNGQGGTLAIYSLLCRNGKLKLIPDEQRSDQELTTYGRTFLPEGSIAAKTMNWLEKKDSRKRALLIIVLVGTCMTIGDGIFTPAISVLSATGGIKVNNPQMSSDTVVIVAVLILVGLFSMQQYGTDKVAWLFAPIVFIWLLFIGATGLYNICIYDTSVLKAFSPTYIYKYFRRRGRDGWVSLGGILLSITGTEALYDDIAYFPLLAIQLAFTFFVFPCLLLAYCGQAAYLVKNKDNYANAFYESIPDSIYWPMFIVATGAAVVGSQATISGTYSIIKQAVAHGCFPQVKVVHTSKKFLGQIYSPDINWILMVGCIAVTAKFKNQNQIGNAYGTAVAVVMLVTTLLMVLLMLLVWQCHWSLILVFTVLSLVVEGAYFSAVLLKVNQGGWLPLVIAAVLLAVMIVWNYVKIKRYEFQVHSKVSMSWIIGLGPSLGLVRVPGVGIVYSELASGVPHIFSHVITNLPAIHSVVVFVCVKYLPVYTVPEEERFLVKRIGSKTFRMFRCVARYGYKDLHKKDDNFENKLFNNLFSFIQIERMMEPVSNSSNSSSPSICSQPHQSIELLINNNDMDMFSSIVDYTVSTLDTIIPLDIPRNAASFCQDRAVGEEETNELEFLKNGRESGVVHIQGNTVVKARINSSLPKKIAINYVYAFLKKICRGNNVIFNVPHESLLNVGQVFYV, from the exons ATGGCGGAAATGGGAGAAGGAGATGAAACAATAGAAGGGCGAAACATAGGAGCTATGTGGGATTTAGAGCAGAAACTTGATCAGCCAATGGATGAAGAAGCACATAAGCTCAAGAACATGTACAAAGAAAAG GGTTTATCAACCTTGATGCTTCTGAGGTTGGCCTTCCAGAGTCTAGGGATAGTTTATGGAGACTTAGGGACTTCTCCCTTGTACGTGTTTTACAATACATTCCCTGATGGAATAGATGACACGGAAGATGTAATTGGAGCACTTTCTTTAATCATTTACTCTCTCTTGCTAGTCCCTCTCATCAAATATGTCTTCATTGTATGCAAAGCTAACGACAACGGTCAAG GTGGGACTCTAGCTATTTACTCGTTGCTCTGCAGAAATGGTAAACTGAAACTAATCCCGGACGAGCAACGTAGTGACCAGGAGCTCACGACATATGGCCGTACTTTCTTGCCTGAGGGGTCTATCGCTGCGAAAACCATGAATTGGTTGGAGAAGAAAGACTCTAGGAAGAGAGCGCTTCTGATAATTGTTCTTGTAGGGACTTGCATGACGATTGGTGATGGCATCTTTACCCCGGCTATCTCGG TTCTTTCAGCTACTGGTGGGATCAAAGTTAACAATCCACAGATGAGTAGCG ACACCGTTGTGATCGTCGCTGTTCTTATTTTGGTGGGTCTGTTCAGTATGCAGCAGTATGGTACGGACAAAGTTGCATGGCTCTTTGCACCTATCGTCTTTATCTGGCTTCTGTTTATTGGAGCCACCGGGTTATACAACATCTGCATATATGATACAAGCGTTCTAAAAGCCTTTTCTCccacatatatatacaagtacTTCAGACGGAGAGGGAGAGATGGTTGGGTTTCCCTTGGCGGAATTCTGCTAAGCATAACAG gGACTGAGGCACTATACGACGACATTGCTTATTTCCCATTATTAGCTATACAGCTTGCCTTCACGTTTTTCGTGTTCCCTTGTCTTCTTTTAGCATATTGTGGCCAAGCTGCGTACCTTGTCAAAAACAAAGATAACTACGCAAATGCATTCTATGAATCTATCCCGG ATAGTATATATTGGCCAATGTTTATAGTTGCCACCGGAGCTGCTGTTGTTGGAAGCCAAGCTACAATATCAGGGACATATTCGATTATCAAGCAGGCTGTGGCTCATGGGTGTTTCCCTCAAGTTAAAGTCGTTCATACTTCAAAGAAGTTTCTTGGTCAGATTTATAGCCCGGATATCAACTGGATACTCATGGTTGGTTGCATAGCCGTGACTGCTAAATTCAAAAATCAGAACCAAATAGGGAATGCATACG GGACAGCGGTTGCGGTTGTGATGCTTGTGACCACATTACTCATGGTGCTTCTTATGCTACTCGTGTGGCAGTGCCACTGGAGTCTCATCCTCGTATTCACCGTGCTGTCACTCGTGGTGGAAGGCGCGTACTTCTCCGCAGTTCTTTTAAAGGTTAACCAAGGTGGTTGGCTTCCGCTAGTCATAGCAGCGGTCTTACTTGCTGTAATGATCGTCTGGAATTACGTAAAAATCAAGAGATATGAGTTCCAAGTGCATAGCAAAGTTTCAATGAGCTGGATCATCGGCCTTGGCCCTAGCCTTGGGCTTGTCCGTGTCCCAGGGGTCGGGATAGTCTACTCAGAGCTAGCGAGTGGTGTTCCTCACATTTTTTCTCATGTCATCACTAACCTCCCGGCGATTCATTCGGTCGTAGTCTTTGTCTGCGTCAAGTACCTCCCTGTTTATACTGTCCCCGAAGAAGAGAGGTTTCTAGTGAAGAGAATCGGATCCAAGACGTTTAGAATGTTCCGCTGTGTCGCCAG GTACGGTTATAAAGATCTACACAAGAAAGACGACAATTTCGAGAACAAGCTGTTTAACAACCTGTTCTCTTTCATCCAAATTGAAAGAATGATGGAGCCAGTTTCGAACTCAAGCAACAGCAGCAGTCCTTCTATCTGTAGCCAGCCGCATCAGTCCATAGAATTATTGATCAACAATAACGACATGGACATGTTCTCTTCAATAGTGGACTACACGGTATCAACACTGGACACAATCATCCCCCTTGATATACCGAGAAATGCAGCTAGCTTCTGCCAGGACAGAGCGGTGGGTGAGGAGGAGACAAACGAGCTTGAGTTTCTAAAGAATGGTAGAGAATCAGGAGTTGTTCATATTCAAGGAAACACTGTTGTGAAAGCAAGAATAAATTCTTCGCTTCCTAAGAAGATTGCCATTAATTATGTTTATGCTTTTCTTAAAAAGATTTGTAGAGGGAACAACGTCATCTTCAATGTTCCTCATGAGTCCCTTTTAAACGTCGGACAAGTCTTTTATGTCTAG